In Excalfactoria chinensis isolate bCotChi1 chromosome 5, bCotChi1.hap2, whole genome shotgun sequence, a single genomic region encodes these proteins:
- the YLPM1 gene encoding YLP motif-containing protein 1 isoform X1, with amino-acid sequence MYPAWGLYGAAGHYPPPPTSIPPPPLPIPPPSVPPPAVPPMPLPSYPPPGPAPPAAPPPPSGTSGFLSLQEQHLAQLQQLQQMHQKQLQSVLLGPPPPPGPPPPGMPPPPLPGSFPDWQQPPPAVPPPPVRSYQKQFAHREPPPAARKPPPAAASRERDGAEPPAGHGEWGEPAPSEPVPMDMELSSPPQSPQPAAQPYLSAQPYLPPPASSPPPPQPYLPRPQASQPPPAFSEPPPSYLEPPPSGAAPPFLPPPAQPYLPPPQPYLLPAQASPSQPAPPGPAAKATQPRFTPPPAALPEGGAEGSTEQRGAPQPDPATMTPQEQQQYWYQQHLLSLQQRAKAHAQGQQQVKGPGVGKDSSEQRAKSEEGKMSASTTQSEPPPLNESLPPASKEDESSLTSSETQLNIDPPDDPEEDLRLQQLQAAAAQWQQHPHHRVGFQYQRIMQKHAQLQQIVQQYQQIMQQPPHLQTMSVEMQLRHYETQQKQFQQLHKDWERSMNQQWQHQLQTYPHKDQLQEYEKQWKAWDEQMKVTQSHLQEKVSSLQNLKNQYPANVSLPPPFVPYSQSAQGGIPVMPPTLPSTTPPLVPPPLSSVSQLSNSSVPSGSSSQSSQSTETPRPALLPTPGTYASKISSSPVYSAYHSQGSSSFSSSDHGKSQVHHNKQTEQGCGELKTPSSLSSTYTPTMQDKPVRSGGLLPDPPRSARFEGPRGPRFDGPRGRGYDKFEGSRPRGPRFDSQRSEGHRSRFDRQNTDGQHTSRWGNIPRGPAGQFYTSQNTSHAHGSRPGGPRWRGPRPHLGQQQSQTDSRPENKEPFTDVAGDQQTVSGTQSPPDVKSTSSVEPNEDLANTQQEPSKAEVKETTSDPPKKWTWSSHDPNEQVEESKASTSPIPNQNSTSLSSNSVALQSGVARTEDAETPVTGNEDLDSTDSQLLDSDSTQGLPGPEGRGKGSFMHEDRGKGHINRGRGQGRGQGDGRGWGMGRGRGMGRMDGRGMGRMDGGRGMGRMDGGWGMGRMDDGHGWGMGRMDDGRGRGYVYRGRGQARQASIRGRGMFRRAGSRERMPDGGSGSRERMPDGRSGSRERTMGGQSDSRERVMSSRDRELAGRPGSRDRGQRAGSRERGPVRRAGSREREPMRRAGSREREPMRRAGSRERVPVRRAGSRERVPVRRAGSRERGPVRRAGSRERGPVRRADSREREAGGNMDKPTHLGDDPDNMPPYHRDETLRGSWSHEDERMHEEFPLDSRDDPSMEHEHLDDWERERYWRDHNSDYQDDSVDPYDRDDRLPSHHSMPPLSPLPALPHLSSDHDRRDSWWDDWKRPRERELERDLDRTGRSSDVYDQDLDREWDNRDWDMRPMDDREMGNRDLDIPPLPPLPPLPPMDRYREDRWRDDRNRDHYDRDLRDRGELRIREYPERYDTWREKQDFVPERNDWERERLSDRWYPDDGDRVRSLDGQLDSSLLPPPHSSDMLGTDSSLDSEQSLGGVMVLSQRQHEIILKAAQELKMLREQKEQLQKLKEFKPDISTQDSPRSQNTGTRPGAFQVSSQLSSEAPLEAQAIKPSPAVIIKPPVLFRQPTPVTRPTAPLTRPATAMTRPHTPVSTPTTTPSHGQSLKPSPSAVEQERWDEDSFHGLWDTNEDKGANMEYELRKQESMMPPPVSSPVKVPAVHTSVPSAVPGALPPVIPPVPKAPVIQQTVDYGHGRDITTSKVEQIPYGERVTLRPEPLPERQTFQKEHPGRYNRERDREPYFERQGNSNVDHRDFKRERELHRDRGSVDYDRERFEKERHPRDDSRVLPTAPSRTPSYRDKKDHPSARRGGFDRPPYERKTDRPAYDHGPSMFGGDRRNYPEERIPISAPSMPRQPPPAPRVERKPESKNVDDILKPPGRDSRPERIVIIMRGLPGSGKTHVAKLIRDKEVECGGPAPRVLSLDDYFITEVEKEERDPDTGKKVKKKVMEYEYEADMEETYRTSMFKTFKKTLDDGFFPFIILDAINDRVRHFEQFWSAAKTKGFEVYLAEMSADNQTCSKRNIHGRKLKDISRMSDHWEAAPRHMMRLDIRSLLQDAAIEEVEMEDFDANIEDQKEEAKKDTTEEEESELGYIPKSKWEMDTSEAKLDKLDGLRTGTKRKRDWEAIASRMEDYLQLPDDYDTRASEPGKKRVRWADLEEKKDADRKRAIGFVVGQTDWEKITDESGHLAERALNRTKYI; translated from the exons ATGTACCCGGCCTGGGGCCTTTACGGGGCGGCGGGGCACTACCCGCCGCCGCCCACCTCCatcccgccgccgccgctgcccaTCCCGCCTCCCAGCGTGCCGCCGCCCGCCGTGCCGCCGATGCCGCTGCCCAGCTACCCGCCGCCgggccccgcgccccccgccgccccgccgccgcccagCGGCACCTCGGGCTTcctcagcctgcaggagcagcacctggctcagctacagcagctccagcagatgcaccagaagcagctgcagtcCGTACTGCtggggccgccgccgcctccgggGCCGCCCCCCCCGGGTATGCCCCCGCCGCCGCTGCCCGGCTCCTTCCCGGACTGGCAGCAGCCGCCGCCCGCCGTGCCGCCGCCGCCGGTGCGCAGCTACCAGAAGCAGTTCGCCCACCGCGAGcctccccccgccgcccgcaagccgccccccgccgccgctTCCCGGGAGCGCGACGGTGCGGAGCCGCCCGCCGGGCACGGCGAGTGGGGCGAGCCCGCGCCTTCCGAGCCCGTGCCCATGGACATGGAGCTGTCGTCGCCGCCGCAGTCCCCGCAGCCCGCCGCGCAGCCCTACCTGTCCGCGCAGCCCTACCTGCCGCCGCCCGCctcctccccgccgccgccgcagcccTACCTGCCCCGCCCGCAGGCCTCGCAGCCGCCGCCCGCCTTCTCCGAGCCGCCCCCTTCCTACCTGGAGCCCCCTCCGagcggcgccgcgccgcccttCCTGCCGCCCCCCGCGCAGCCCTACCTGCCCCCCCCGCAGCCCTACCTGCTGCCCGCACAGGCCTCTCCCTCGCAGCCCgctccgcccggccccgccgccaaGGCCACCCAGCCCCGCTTCAcccccccgcccgccgccctgCCCGAGGGGGGCGCGGAGGGAAGCACGGAGCAGCGAGGCGCCCCGCAGCCCGACCCTGCCACGATGACGCCCCAG GAACAGCAGCAATACTGGTACCAGCAGCACTTGCTTAGTctacagcaaagagcaaaagcCCATGCTCAGGGACAGCAGCAAGTGAAAGGCCCAGGAGTAGGGAAGGATTCATCTGAACAGAGAGCAAAGtctgaagaagggaaaatgagtGCTTCAACTACGCAGTCTGAACCTCCTCCGCTTAATGAATCCTTGCCTCCAGCATCTAAGGAAGATGAGTCTTCTCTTACATCCTCTGAAACTCAG CTTAATATTGATCCTCCTGATGACCCCGAGGAAGATTTGAGATTGCAGCagttgcaagcagcagcagctcaatggcagcagcatccccatcACCGAGTTGGATTTCAGTACCAGAGAATAATGCAGAAGCatgcccagctgcagcagataGTACAGCAGTATCAACAAATCATGCAGCAGCCTCCACATCTACAG ACGATGTCAGTGGAGATGCAGCTGCGGCATtatgaaacacagcagaaacagtTCCAGCAGCTTCATAAAGACTGGGAGCGATCAATGAACCAACAGTGGCAGCATCAGCTTCAAACATATCCTCATAAAGACCAGCTTCAGGAGTATGAGAAACAGTGGAAAGCATGGGATGAACAGATGAAGGTCACTCAGTCCCATCTGCAGGAGAAAGTGAGCTCACTTCAAAATTTGAAGAATCAATATCCTGCAAACGTTTCACTTCCACCTCCGTTTGTTCCATATTCCCAATCTGCTCAGGGTGGCATTCCTGTTATGCCTCCAACTTTGCCTTCAACTACGCCTCCACTGGTTCCCCCTCCTCTATCTTCTGTATCTCAGTTATCCAATTCCTCTGTCCCTTCAGGATCCAGTTCTCAAAGCAGTCAATCTACTGAGACTCCAAGGccagctctgcttcccactCCTGGTACCTATGCATCAAAAATATCTAGTTCACCTGTGTATTCAGCTTACCATTCTCAAGGAAGTTCATCCTTCAGCTCTTCAGACCACGGAAAGTCTCAAGTTCACCATAATAAACAAACGGAGCAAGGATGTGGGGAGCTGAAAACCCCTTCTTCACTGTCTTCAACATACACACCTACCATGCAGGATAAACCAGTGAGATCAGGCGGATTGCTTCCAGATCCTCCCAGATCAGCACGTTTTGAAGGCCCCAGAGGTCCTCG ATTTGATGGACCTCGAGGAAGAGGATATGACAAATTTGAAGGCTCAAGACCGAGAGGGCCACGCTTTGACTCCCAGCGCTCAGAAGGACACAGGTCACGTTTTGACCGACAGAATACTGATGGACAGCATACGAGTAGATGGGGCAATATCCCACGTGGACCAGCAGGACAGTTTTATACTTCCCAAAATACATCACATGCACATGGTTCTCGACCTGGTGGTCCACGGTGGAGGGGGCCTAGGCCTCATTTAGGACAGCAGCAGTCACAAACAGACTCAAgaccagaaaacaaagagcctTTTACAGACGTAGCTGGTGATCAGCAGACTGTAAGTGGAACTCAGTCTCCTCCTGATGTGAAAAGTACCAGTTCTGTTGAGCCAAATGAAGACCTGGCAAACACTCAACAGGAACCATCCAAAGCTGAAGTCAAAGAAACCACTTCAGACCCTCCTAAAAAGTGGACGTGGAGTTCACATGATCCTAATGAGCAAGTAGAAGAGTCCAAAGCAAGTACTTCACCTATTCCAAACCAGAATTCAACATCCCTTTCTAGTAACTCTGTAGCTTTGCAGTCAGGTGTTGCAAGGACAGAAGATGCAGAAACCCCTGTAACGGGAAATGAGGATCTGGATTCCACAGACAGTCAGTTGCTTGATTCAGATAGTACCCAGGGCTTACCTGGGCCagaaggcagagggaaaggGTCTTTTATGCATGAAGATAGAGGTAAGGGGCATATAAACAGAGGAAGAGGACAGGGCAGAGGCCAGGGAGATGGCCGTGGCTGGGGAATGGGTCGTGGCAGAGGCATGGGCAGGATGGATGGCCGAGGAATGGGCAGGATGGATGGCGGTCGGGGAATGGGAAGAATGGACGGTGGCTGGGGAATGGGCAGGATGGATGATGGCCATGGCTGGGGAATGGGCAGAATGGACGATGGCCGTGGCAGAGGATATGTGTACAGAGGCAGAGGGCAGGCTAGGCAGGCATCTATCCGTGGCAGAGGCATGTTcaggagagcaggcagcagggaaaggatGCCAGATGGGGGGtcagggagcagggagaggaTGCCAGATGGACGATCTGGCAGCCGAGAGAGGACAATGGGTGGCCAATCTGATAGCCGGGAGAGGGTGATGTCTAGCCGAGACAGAGAGCTAGCTGGGCGGCCAGGCAGCCGGGATAGGGGACAGCGGGCAGGCAGCCGGGAAAGAGGCCCTGTCAGGcgggcaggcagcagggagagggagccCATGCGGAGGGcgggcagcagggagagggagccCATGcggagggcaggcagcagggaaagaGTCCCTGTCAGAcgggcaggcagcagggagagggtcCCTGTCAGGAGAGCAGGGAGTCGTGAGAGAGGTCCTGTCAGGAGGGCGGGTAGTCGTGAGAGAGGTCCTGTCAGGAGGGCGGATAGCCGGGAGAGGGAAGCAGGAGGCAATATGGATAAACCAACTCACCTAGGAGATGACCCTGACAACATGCCTCCTTATCATCGAGATGAGACGCTCAGGGGTTCTTGGAGTCATGAGGATGAGAGAATGCACGAGGAATTTCCTTTGGATAGTAGAGATGACCCTTCAATGGAACATGAGCATTTGGATGACTGGGAAAGAGAACGATACTGGAGAGATCATAACTCTGATTATCAGGATGATTCTGTAGATCCCTATGATAGAGATGACAGGCTGCCATCTCACCATTCAATGCCTCCATTATCTCCACTACCAGCACTACCTCATTTATCGTCTGATCATGACAGACGAGATTCATGGTGGGATGACTGGAAGAGGCCAAGGGAGAGGGAACTAGAGAGAGATCTAGATAGAACTGGTAGATCCTCAGACGTTTATGATCAAGATTTGGACAGAGAATGGGATAACAGAGACTGGGACATGAGACCTATGGATGACAGAGAAATGGGGAATCGTGATCTGGATATTCCCCCACTACCACCACTACCGCCCCTTCCACCTATGGACAGATACCGTGAAGACAGGTGGAGAGACGATAGGAATAGAGACCATTATGACAGAGACCTCCGAGACAGAGGTGAGCTGAGAATTCGAGAGTATCCAGAGAGATACGACACGTGGCGGGAGAAACAAGACTTTGTTCCTGAAAGGAATGATTGGGAGAGGGAACGGTTGTCAGATAGGTGGTATCCAGATGATGGAGACAGAGTACGATCTTTGGATGGTCAGCTGGATTCATCCCTTCTTCCACCTCCACATTCCTCTGATATGCTGGGAACAGATTCCAGTCTGGACTCAGAACAATCCTTGGGGGGAGTGATGGTCCTGAGCCAAAGACAGcatgaaataattctgaaagCTGCCCAGGAGCTCAAAATGCTTCG agagcagaaagaacagctgCAAAAGTTGAAAGAGTTTAAACCTGACATTTCCACGCAGGACTCTCCGAGATCACAGAACACAGGCACAAGGCCAGGTGCCTTTCAG GTCTCTTCTCAGCTATCTTCAGAGGCACCATTAGAAGCCCAAGCTATTAAACCTTCTCCTGCTGTTATTATAAAGCCTCCCGTGTTGTTCAGACAGCCCACCCCTGTGACAAGACCAACTGCCCCACTGACAAGGCCTGCTACAGCTATGACAAGGCCACATACTCCAGTTTCTACTCCAACTACAACCCCAAGTCATGGTCAATCTTTAAAACCATCACCTTCTGCTGTGGAACAGGAACGCTGGGATGAGGATTCTTTCCACGGACTCTGGGACACAAATGAAGATAAAGGAGCAAATATGGAATATGAATTACGTAAACAGGAGTCAATGATGCCTCCACCAGTATCCTCGCCTGTGAAAGTACCTGCTGTTCACACCTCTGTTCCGTCAGCTGTACCAGGAGCACTGCCTCCAGTTATTCCACCGGTTCCTAAAGCACCTGTAATTCAGCAAACTGTGGATTATGGCCATGGACGAG ATATAACCACCAGTAAAGTGGAACAGATTCCATATGGGGAGAGGGTAACTCTGCGTCCAGAACCTCTGCCAGAGAGGCAAACATTTCAAAAAG agcaCCCTGGTCGTTACAACAGAGAAAGAGACCGTGAGCCCTATTTTGAGCGTCAGGGCAACTCAAATGTGGATCACAGGGATTTCAAGAGAGAACGTGAATTACACAGAGACCGTGGTTCTGTGGACTATGACCGAGAGAGATTTGAAAAAGAGCGTCATCCCCGGGATGATAG CAGGGTTCTTCCTACTGCGCCTTCAAGGACTCCGTCTTACCGTGACAAGAAAGACCATCCCTCCGCCAGGAGGGGTGGATTTGACAGACCACCATATGAAAGAAAGACAGATCGTCCAGCGTATGATCATGGGCCGTCCATGTTTGGAG GTGATCGTAGAAATTACCCTGAGGAAAGGATTCCTATTTCTGCTCCGTCAATGCCCCGTCAGCCACCACCTGCTCCGCGAGTGGAAAGGAAGCCAGAGTCTAAAAATGTAGATGATATTTTGAAGCCACCAGGACGAGATAGCAGGCCAGAGAGG ATTGTAATCATCATGAGAGGGTTGCCTGGCAGTGGAAAGACACATGTAGCAAAACTCATCAGG gATAAGGAAGTAGAGTGTGGAGGTCCTGCACCAAGGGTGCTCAGCTTGGATGACTATTTCATCACTGaagtagaaaaggaagagagagacccagatacagggaaaaaagtaaaaaagaag GTGATGGAATATGAATACGAAGCTGATATGGAAGAGACTTACCGTACCAGCATGTTTAAAACTTTCAAAAAGACATTGGATGATGGCTTCTTCCCCTTCATTATCCTTGATGCTATCAATGATAGAGTGAGGCATTTTGAGCAGTTTTGGAGTGCAGCAAAAACCAAGGGTTTTGAG GTATACTTGGCTGAAATGAGTGCAGATAACCAGACCTGTTCCAAGAGGAATATTCATGGACGCAAGCTAAAGGACATCAGCAGG atgtCTGATCACTGGGAGGCAGCACCACGTCACATGATGCGCTTGGACATTCGTTCTCTGCTGCAAGATGCTGCTATTGAGGAG GTGGAGATGGAGGATTTTGATGCAAATATTGAAGACCAGAAAGAAGAAGCCAAAAAGGATACaactgaggaagaagagagTGAACTG GGTTACATTCCGAAAAGCAAATGGGAGATGGACACTTCTGAGGCAAAGCTAG ACAAGCTGGATGGTTTGCGGACTGGCACTAAAAGAAAACGTGACTGGGAAGCAATTGCCAGCAGAATGGAAGATTATCTGCAGCTTCCAGATGACTACGATACACGCGCTTCTGAGCCTGGAAAGAAGAGG GTGCGGTGGGCAGAcctagaagaaaagaaggatgcAGACAGGAAAAGGGCcattggttttgttgttggacaaacagactgggagaagataACAGATGAAAGTGGTCATCTTGCAGAGAGAGCCCTCAACCGCACCAAGTATATATGA